From a single Pseudomonas triticicola genomic region:
- a CDS encoding HigA family addiction module antitoxin: MNRNGMRPIHPGEVLNKEFMEPLGMTVMDLAMPTNWPESEIEKLVKCQLRICADLAISLATHLNTTPEFWMNLQSTYDLRRAQLRHAGL, translated from the coding sequence ATGAACCGCAATGGTATGCGCCCGATTCATCCGGGCGAGGTTCTGAATAAGGAGTTCATGGAGCCGTTGGGCATGACTGTCATGGATCTGGCCATGCCCACGAACTGGCCCGAAAGTGAGATCGAAAAGCTTGTGAAATGCCAGCTCAGGATCTGCGCCGATCTGGCAATCAGCCTTGCCACTCATCTCAACACTACGCCTGAGTTCTGGATGAATCTCCAATCGACTTACGATTTGCGCAGGGCCCAGCTCCGGCATGCGGGCTTATAG
- a CDS encoding accessory factor UbiK family protein, translating into MLAPKDFLDALSGTASRLFSGDTPLPKAEIESQFKMLLQSAFSKLDLVSREEFDSQMVVLARTRARLESLEAKVAEMEAKLTPPAE; encoded by the coding sequence ATGCTCGCGCCCAAAGACTTCCTCGACGCCCTGAGCGGCACCGCCTCCCGCCTGTTCAGCGGCGACACGCCACTGCCGAAAGCCGAAATCGAAAGCCAGTTCAAAATGCTGCTGCAAAGTGCCTTCAGCAAACTCGATCTGGTCAGCCGGGAAGAGTTTGATAGTCAGATGGTGGTGTTGGCTCGCACGCGCGCCCGCCTCGAAAGCCTCGAAGCCAAAGTCGCCGAGATGGAAGCGAAGCTGACACCGCCCGCTGAATAA
- the glnK gene encoding P-II family nitrogen regulator — protein MKLVTAIIKPFKLDDVRESLSEIGVQGITVTEVKGFGRQKGHTELYRGAEYVVDFLPKVKIDVAIDDKDLDRVIEAITKAANTGKIGDGKIFVVNLEQAIRIRTGETDTDAI, from the coding sequence ATGAAGCTAGTCACTGCCATCATCAAGCCGTTCAAGTTGGACGACGTGCGCGAGTCGCTGTCCGAAATCGGCGTGCAGGGCATTACCGTTACTGAAGTCAAAGGCTTCGGCCGGCAGAAGGGTCACACCGAGCTGTATCGCGGCGCGGAATATGTGGTCGATTTTCTGCCCAAGGTGAAAATCGACGTGGCCATCGACGACAAGGATCTGGATCGGGTTATCGAGGCGATAACCAAAGCGGCCAACACCGGCAAGATCGGTGACGGCAAGATCTTCGTGGTCAATCTGGAACAGGCGATCCGCATCCGTACCGGCGAAACCGATACCGACGCGATCTAA
- a CDS encoding ammonium transporter: MTLRKFAGLGALLSIVMPGIAMAADEVAAPVLNSGDTAWMLTSTALVLFMTIPGLALFYGGMVRSKNILSVLMQCFAITGLISILWVIYGYSIAFDTTGMEQGVVNFNSFFGGMGKAFLAGVTPSSITGPAALFPEAVFITFQMTFAIITPALIVGAFAERMKFSAMLIFMGIWFTLVYAPIAHMVWSGNGGLMWDWGVLDFAGGTVVHINAGIAGLVACLVLGKRKGFPTTPMAPHNLGYTLMGAAMLWVGWFGFNAGSAAAANGTAGMAMLVTQIATAAAALGWMFAEWVTHGKPSALGIASGVVAGLVAITPAAGTVGPMGALVIGLAAGVVCFFCATTLKRKLGYDDSLDAFGVHGIGGILGAILTGVFAAPALGGFGTVTDIGAQVWIQIKGVGFTVIYTAIVTFIILKVLDAVMGLRVTEEEESVGLDLAQHNERGYNL, translated from the coding sequence ATGACTCTGCGTAAATTCGCAGGGCTAGGCGCCCTGTTGTCCATCGTAATGCCCGGCATCGCCATGGCGGCAGACGAAGTGGCAGCGCCAGTCCTCAATTCCGGCGACACCGCCTGGATGCTCACCTCGACAGCGCTCGTGCTGTTCATGACCATCCCCGGGCTGGCGCTGTTCTACGGCGGTATGGTTCGCTCGAAAAACATTCTTTCCGTGCTGATGCAGTGCTTCGCCATTACCGGTCTGATCAGCATCCTGTGGGTCATTTATGGCTACAGCATTGCGTTCGACACCACCGGCATGGAGCAGGGCGTCGTCAACTTCAATTCGTTCTTCGGCGGCATGGGCAAGGCGTTCCTCGCCGGTGTCACGCCTTCGAGCATCACCGGTCCGGCGGCGCTGTTCCCTGAGGCGGTGTTCATCACCTTCCAGATGACCTTCGCGATCATCACCCCGGCGCTGATCGTCGGTGCGTTCGCCGAGCGCATGAAGTTCTCCGCGATGCTGATCTTCATGGGCATCTGGTTCACTCTGGTTTATGCACCGATCGCGCACATGGTCTGGTCCGGTAACGGCGGCCTGATGTGGGACTGGGGCGTGCTCGACTTCGCTGGCGGCACCGTGGTGCACATCAACGCCGGTATCGCCGGTCTGGTCGCGTGCCTGGTACTGGGCAAGCGCAAAGGCTTCCCGACCACACCAATGGCTCCGCACAACCTCGGCTACACGCTGATGGGCGCGGCGATGCTGTGGGTCGGCTGGTTCGGCTTCAACGCCGGTTCCGCTGCCGCTGCCAACGGCACTGCCGGTATGGCCATGCTGGTTACCCAGATCGCCACGGCCGCTGCGGCACTGGGCTGGATGTTTGCCGAGTGGGTCACCCACGGCAAGCCAAGCGCACTGGGCATCGCTTCGGGTGTGGTCGCCGGTCTGGTCGCGATCACTCCGGCCGCTGGCACCGTGGGCCCGATGGGTGCACTGGTGATCGGTCTGGCCGCAGGCGTGGTGTGCTTCTTCTGCGCCACCACCCTGAAACGCAAACTCGGCTATGACGACTCCCTGGATGCCTTCGGCGTGCACGGCATCGGCGGTATCCTCGGCGCGATCCTCACCGGTGTGTTTGCCGCACCGGCACTGGGTGGCTTCGGCACCGTGACTGACATTGGCGCGCAGGTCTGGATCCAGATCAAAGGCGTCGGCTTCACGGTGATCTACACCGCGATCGTCACCTTCATCATCCTCAAGGTGCTGGACGCCGTCATGGGTCTGCGCGTAACCGAGGAAGAAGAGTCGGTCGGCCTCGATCTGGCACAACACAACGAGCGCGGCTACAACCTGTAA
- a CDS encoding secondary thiamine-phosphate synthase enzyme YjbQ, whose amino-acid sequence MWQQTLITLRARPRGFHLVTDELLAGLPELKTCRVGLLHLWLQHTSASLTINENADPAVRRDFERFFNRLIPQGTDGYEHNDEGPDDLPAHFKASVLGCQVSLPVAAGRLALGTWQGIYLGEHRDHGGARKVLATLHGEQA is encoded by the coding sequence ATGTGGCAACAGACTCTGATAACCCTGCGGGCAAGGCCCCGGGGCTTTCATCTGGTGACGGACGAGTTGCTCGCAGGCTTGCCTGAACTCAAGACCTGTCGGGTCGGTCTGTTGCATTTGTGGCTGCAGCACACGTCGGCATCGTTGACCATCAACGAGAACGCCGATCCGGCAGTTCGTCGCGACTTCGAACGATTTTTCAATCGTCTGATCCCACAAGGAACAGACGGCTACGAGCACAACGACGAAGGCCCGGATGATCTCCCGGCGCACTTCAAGGCCAGCGTGCTTGGTTGCCAGGTCAGTCTGCCGGTTGCGGCAGGGCGGCTGGCCCTGGGTACCTGGCAAGGGATTTATCTGGGCGAGCACCGTGATCATGGCGGTGCCCGTAAAGTCCTCGCCACCTTGCACGGTGAACAGGCATGA
- the sutA gene encoding transcriptional regulator SutA, whose protein sequence is MSDDDLENDDLEVGDEDEAEEGLEAAAEDVAEDDGGDDTPAPAAKGKAKAAVSVDELPSIEAKNKERDALAKAMEEFLARGGKVQEVEANVVADPPKKPDNKYGSRPI, encoded by the coding sequence ATGAGCGACGATGATCTGGAAAACGACGACCTCGAAGTAGGCGACGAAGACGAGGCCGAGGAAGGCCTGGAAGCGGCAGCGGAAGACGTTGCCGAAGACGATGGCGGTGACGACACGCCGGCCCCGGCTGCCAAAGGCAAAGCCAAGGCTGCGGTCTCGGTCGACGAGTTGCCGAGCATCGAAGCCAAGAACAAGGAGCGTGACGCCCTGGCCAAGGCCATGGAAGAATTCCTTGCGCGCGGCGGCAAGGTGCAGGAAGTGGAGGCCAACGTGGTCGCCGATCCGCCCAAGAAGCCGGATAACAAGTACGGCAGCCGCCCTATCTGA
- a CDS encoding HAD family hydrolase has translation MSIQLITFDLDDTLWDTAPVIASAETVLREWLSEHASNLGAVPVEHLWSIRERVLTAEPGLKHRISALRRRVLFHALEEAGYAHGEAWELADKAFEVFLHARHQIEVFPEVEPLLELLANHYALGVVTNGNADVRRLGLADYFKFALCAEDIGIAKPDARLFHEALQRGGVSPAAAVHVGDHPGDDIAGAQQAGLRAVWFNPTSKIWEAERLPDAEIRSLTELPAVLSRWNASSN, from the coding sequence ATGAGCATTCAGTTGATCACCTTCGACCTCGACGACACCCTGTGGGACACCGCTCCAGTGATCGCCAGCGCCGAAACCGTGTTGCGCGAATGGCTGAGCGAGCATGCGTCGAACCTGGGCGCGGTGCCGGTGGAGCATTTGTGGTCGATTCGCGAGCGAGTGCTGACGGCCGAACCGGGCCTCAAACACCGCATCAGCGCGCTGCGCCGACGTGTGCTGTTCCATGCGCTGGAGGAAGCCGGGTACGCCCACGGCGAAGCGTGGGAGCTGGCTGACAAGGCTTTTGAAGTGTTCCTGCATGCGCGGCATCAGATCGAAGTGTTTCCCGAAGTCGAGCCGCTGCTGGAGCTGCTCGCCAATCACTATGCCCTCGGCGTGGTCACCAATGGCAATGCCGACGTGCGTCGGCTGGGGCTGGCGGATTACTTCAAGTTCGCCTTGTGCGCCGAAGACATCGGCATCGCCAAACCGGATGCGCGGCTGTTTCATGAAGCGTTGCAGCGCGGCGGTGTAAGCCCCGCAGCGGCGGTGCATGTCGGCGATCATCCTGGCGATGACATTGCCGGCGCTCAGCAGGCAGGCTTGCGCGCGGTGTGGTTCAACCCGACGAGCAAGATCTGGGAAGCGGAGCGCTTGCCGGATGCGGAGATTCGCAGCCTGACCGAATTGCCCGCCGTGCTCTCCCGCTGGAATGCCTCCTCGAACTGA
- the xerC gene encoding tyrosine recombinase XerC: protein MERQLDAYCEHLRSERQVSPHTLSAYRRDLDKVLGWCVKQNIGSWAALDIQRLRSLIARLHAQGQSSRSLARLLSAVRGLYHYLNREGLCDHDPATGLAPPKGERRLPKTLDTDRALQLLEGAVEDDFLARRDQAILELFYSSGLRLSELTGLNLDQLDLADGMVQVLGKGSKTRLLPVGTKAREALEHWLPLRAMTNPADDAVFVSQQGRRLGPRAIQVRVKLAGERELGQNLHPHMLRHSFASHLLESSQDLRAVQELLGHSDIKTTQIYTHLDFQHLAAVYDSAHPRAKRMKGDDS, encoded by the coding sequence ATGGAACGACAACTGGACGCTTACTGCGAACATCTGCGCAGTGAGCGACAGGTGTCGCCGCACACCCTGTCGGCGTATCGCCGCGACCTCGATAAAGTCCTCGGCTGGTGCGTCAAGCAGAACATCGGCAGCTGGGCCGCGCTGGACATCCAGCGCCTGCGCAGCCTGATTGCCCGATTGCATGCGCAAGGCCAGTCCTCGCGCAGCCTCGCCCGCCTGCTCTCGGCAGTGCGCGGGCTCTATCACTACTTGAATCGCGAAGGCCTGTGCGACCACGACCCGGCCACCGGCCTGGCCCCGCCGAAAGGCGAACGGCGCCTGCCGAAAACCCTTGATACCGACCGCGCATTGCAGCTGCTGGAAGGTGCGGTCGAGGACGATTTTCTCGCCCGGCGCGATCAGGCGATTCTCGAGCTGTTCTATTCCTCTGGCCTGCGCCTGTCCGAGCTGACCGGGCTCAATCTCGATCAACTCGACCTCGCCGACGGCATGGTTCAGGTGCTCGGCAAGGGCAGCAAGACCCGGCTGTTGCCGGTTGGCACCAAGGCCCGCGAAGCCCTGGAACACTGGTTGCCGCTTCGCGCCATGACCAACCCGGCGGACGATGCGGTTTTTGTCAGCCAGCAAGGTCGGCGTCTCGGCCCCCGGGCGATTCAGGTGCGGGTCAAACTGGCTGGCGAGCGCGAGCTGGGGCAGAACCTGCATCCGCACATGCTGCGGCACTCCTTCGCCAGCCATTTGCTCGAGTCCTCGCAGGATCTGCGCGCGGTGCAGGAATTGCTCGGTCACTCTGATATCAAAACCACACAGATCTATACCCACCTCGACTTCCAGCATCTGGCGGCGGTCTACGACAGCGCCCATCCCCGGGCCAAACGCATGAAAGGCGATGATTCATGA
- a CDS encoding DUF484 family protein, producing MTDKPQVPARPVDESASESLEAAAVAAYLEAHPDFFVEHEELLPSLRIPHRRGDTVSLVERQMTILRDRNIEMRHRLSHLMDVARDNDRLFEKTRRLILALMDASTLEDVVISVEDSLRQDFQVPFVSLILLGDNPAPVGRWVTHADAQTAIGGLLTEGKSVSGSLREHELDFLFGEEQRQQIGSTAVVAVSHQGIHGILAIASRDPQHYKSSVGTLFLSYIAEVMGRVLPRVNSSLRSVR from the coding sequence ATGACCGACAAGCCACAGGTACCCGCCCGACCAGTCGACGAATCAGCGTCCGAGAGCCTCGAGGCAGCCGCGGTTGCCGCCTACCTGGAGGCTCATCCGGACTTCTTCGTCGAGCACGAAGAGCTGCTGCCGTCGTTGCGCATCCCGCACCGACGCGGCGACACCGTGTCGCTGGTCGAGCGGCAAATGACCATCCTGCGCGACCGCAATATCGAGATGCGCCATCGCCTTTCGCATCTGATGGACGTGGCCCGCGACAACGATCGCCTGTTCGAAAAGACCCGCCGCCTGATTCTCGCGCTGATGGATGCATCGACCCTGGAAGACGTGGTCATCAGCGTTGAAGACAGCCTGCGTCAGGATTTCCAGGTGCCCTTCGTCAGCCTGATCCTGCTCGGCGACAACCCGGCCCCGGTCGGCCGCTGGGTAACCCACGCCGATGCGCAAACCGCGATTGGCGGCCTGCTCACCGAAGGCAAAAGCGTCAGCGGCAGCCTGCGTGAACATGAGCTGGACTTCCTCTTCGGCGAAGAACAGCGCCAGCAGATCGGCTCGACCGCCGTGGTTGCCGTCAGTCATCAGGGCATTCACGGCATTCTGGCCATCGCCAGCCGCGACCCGCAGCACTACAAGAGCTCGGTCGGCACGCTGTTCCTCAGTTACATCGCCGAGGTCATGGGCCGCGTGCTGCCACGGGTCAACAGCTCGCTGCGCTCGGTACGCTGA
- the dapF gene encoding diaminopimelate epimerase, which produces MLLRFTKMHGLGNDFMVLDLVSQHAHIQPKHAKQWGDRHTGIGFDQLLIVEAPSNPDVDFRYRIFNSDGSEVEQCGNGARCFARFVLDKRLTAKRQIRVETKGGIIELDVRNDGQIGVNMGAPRLVPADIPFQAPAQATSYQLDVDGTTVELAAVSMGNPHAVIRVDDINSAPVHELGPKIEHHPRFPARVNVGFLQVIDRHRAQLRVWERGAGETQACGTGACAAAVAAISQGWMDSPLLIDLPGGRLSIEWAGPGEPVLMTGPAVRVYEGQVRL; this is translated from the coding sequence ATGCTGCTGCGTTTTACCAAAATGCACGGCCTGGGCAACGACTTCATGGTCCTCGACCTGGTCAGCCAGCACGCGCACATTCAGCCCAAACACGCCAAGCAATGGGGCGACCGCCACACCGGTATCGGTTTTGACCAGTTGCTGATCGTCGAAGCGCCGAGCAACCCGGATGTGGATTTCCGCTACCGGATCTTCAACTCCGACGGCTCGGAAGTGGAGCAATGCGGCAACGGTGCGCGCTGCTTCGCCCGCTTCGTGCTCGACAAGCGTCTGACTGCCAAGCGGCAGATCCGGGTCGAGACCAAGGGCGGCATCATCGAGCTGGACGTGCGTAACGACGGCCAGATCGGCGTCAACATGGGCGCGCCGCGCCTGGTGCCGGCAGACATTCCATTCCAGGCACCCGCCCAGGCCACCAGTTATCAGCTGGATGTCGATGGCACCACGGTCGAACTGGCCGCCGTATCGATGGGCAATCCCCATGCGGTGATCCGCGTGGACGACATCAACAGCGCACCGGTGCATGAGTTAGGGCCGAAGATCGAACACCATCCACGCTTCCCGGCGCGGGTCAATGTCGGCTTCCTTCAGGTCATCGATCGCCACCGCGCACAATTGCGCGTGTGGGAACGCGGCGCCGGGGAAACCCAGGCCTGCGGCACCGGCGCCTGTGCGGCGGCGGTGGCAGCCATCAGTCAGGGGTGGATGGATTCGCCGCTGTTGATCGACCTGCCCGGCGGACGTCTGTCCATCGAGTGGGCCGGCCCGGGCGAACCGGTGTTGATGACCGGTCCGGCAGTGCGTGTATACGAAGGACAAGTGCGTCTTTGA